The Prochlorococcus sp. MIT 1341 genomic interval TATCTGCGACTGCAGAAGAAGGTTTTGCAGTTGAGAAACAGGCAAATAATCTTGATGGGTCGATCGAGTTAGTAGTAACACGTTGGGATTAAAAAGTAATCTTGGTGCCAGTAGATCCTTCAACAGCTTTTAGAGTTTTAGTAGGTAATTCAGACGCTCCCAATGGCTCTGAACCTCGTTTAGGTGGTCAGCTTAGGGAGCGTGCCATATGGGTAGATGAATCCGTTTGTATTGGATGTCGATATTGTTCACATGTAGCAACTAATACTTTTGTTATTGAGCCATTATTAGGTCGATCAAGAGTTATACGCCAGAATGGTGATAGTACTGATTTGGTTCAAGAAGCTGTTGACACTTGTCCAGTCGATTGCATTCATTGGGTTCCGTTTGAGGACCTTGACCGTTTAAGAGAAGAATTAGAACTAATGGAAATCCAACCTTTGGGATTTCCTCCAAAAAAGTCAAATCGGTTGAAAAAACGTAGAAATATCTGATCAGATCATTGCTGAATAATTCTCTCCCTTCTCGCCGCTTCGGCCGAACAGGTTTGGAAATGCCTGTACTTTCTTTAGGGAGTATGAGGTTTCAGCAGAGTTGGGATGATTTACCGTCTAGGGATATTGATAGTTCTTCTCAGAATAAGTTGGAGGAGATTCTTCGTCTTGCTGTGCGCAAAGGGTTTCACCATGTTGAAACTGCAAGGCATTACGGCACTTCAGAGCTACAACTTGGCTGGGCTTTGCGTAATGTCCCAGACTCTAAGAGGCTTCTTCAGACGAAAGTTCCTCCTAGGCAAGACCCGCACATCTTTGAGAGGGAATTAGAGCTTAGCTTTAAGAATTTGCAATGCGATTACTTGCATCTTTTAGCTATACATGGGTTAAACCATTCAGAGCATCTCGAACAAACATTAAGGCCGGGTGGATGTATGGAAGTAGTGCGACAATGGCAATCAGAAGGACGGATTGGACATGTTGGTTTTTCAACTCATGGCCGTACAGATTTCATCCTGAAGGTTATTGAAACAGATCAATTTGATTACGTTAATCTTCATTGGTACTATATTAATCAAGACAATTCTTCGGCTATTCAAGCAGCAAAAGATAGAGATCTTGGTGTTTTTATTATTAGCCCTACCGATAAGGGTGGCCATTTGCACACTCCATCCTCTTGCCTTGAAAAACTTTGTAGTCCTCTTCCTCCAATCGTTTTTAATGATCTTTTTTGTTTAGCGAACCCTCTGGTTCATACTATTAGTGTTGGGTTAGCGTGTCCAGGTGATATAGATAATCATCTTGAGGCCGTAAAGCTTTTACCACAAGCAAATCAGTTGGTAGCGCCTATTCATAATCGTTTAACAGAAGCTGCCCGCCTTTCACTTGGAGATGACTGGTTGGGAACTTGGAGGGTTGGTTTACCTTCTTGGGAGGACACACCCGGAGGAATAAACCTTACAGTTTTGCTTTGGCTGCACAATCTTATTGAGTCTTGGGAAATGGAGAATTTTGCAAAAGCTCGTTATTCTCTTTTAGGAAATGGAGGTCATTGGTTCCCAGGGGAGAATGCAGATCTTTTGGATAAGGAAGTTAGCCAAAGAGACTTAGAAAAGGCCCTTGAAGAAAGTCCTTGGGGAAAGGAGATACCATTAATATTGCGAAAATTAAAGAAAAGGCTTGGCGGTGGATCAAAGCAAAGACTCGGGAAATATTAATTACCAAGAGGATGTTTCGACGGGATTCCAACTTTTCGAGGATATTTCATAGGGCAACTTGCTATAGCCTTTAGTCGTATTTGATGACGCAAACCTAGTTTATAGGGAAGATGTTGTATTTCTATTTTGATGAGATCTGCTTTTAGAAGCTTGATGGCTTTTGTTAGATTGACCTTATCATCATTGGTCCATTTCCCTCTAAAAAGTATTGCTTCTCCAGTGTGATTTAGGAGTGGGATCAGATATTCAGCGACTATTGGTGCAGGGGCGACTGCTCGCGCCATAGCGATATCAAACATTGATCTATAGCTCTTGTTTTGTCCTGTTATCTCTGCTCTTTCATTTAGAATTTTTACTCGTGAACTTATCCCAATTTCTTCAATCATATTTTTTAGAATACGTGTTTTCTTGGAAGCAGCATCAACCAAAGTGAATTGAGAATTTGGCAGAGCTATTGCTATTGCTAGCCCAGGGAAACCACATCCACTGCCTATATCTATGCATCGAAGTGACCTGAGAGGATTGGTTAGTTCTTTCTTTAAAGGCCAAAGGCTGTCAAAAATTTGACCTACCCAATAATCTTCATTGTGTATAAGTCGAGTTAGATTGACACGTTGATTCCATGCTTTAAGAAGCTTTTGAATGCTTATCATTTGCTCTAATTGTTTTGATGAGGGTTCCCATCCAAGGGCTTCCCATAGACCGAAGCCATGATTTTCTAACCAAATTTGCTTCGACATTGTTGAGAAGTTTCAGTTTTTGTAGGCTTCTTGGCAGATTAGAGCTTGATTAGGAACCATTCTTTAGGAGTTTTGAGGATTTGCCGTTCACCCGTGATTATTACGACTTGCTTGGCGTTCCTAGGTCTGCTGATGCATCCACTTTGAGAAGAGCATTTCATAAACAAAGTAAAGTTTTCCACCCTGATACGACATCTCTTCCTTCTAGTCAAGCGGCGGAGAAGTTTCAATTGCTCTGCGAAGCTTACGACCTTCTTATAGATCCTAAAAGGCGAAAATCTTATGATGACAATCTTTCGGATCAGAAAATTTCTGAAAAAACTCTTTTTAAGGAAGAACTTTTCAGTAAGTCCTCATCTTTTAATGGACTAAAAAAAAAGGAGGTTCTTCGTCCTCTTTCTGGAGGAGAGTTGTTTTCATTGATCCTTTTGGGAGCAACATTTTTTCTTAGCTTGATCATTTGCCTCATAGTTCTTTTCACGAAAGGTACTGAGGTACAAATCCTGCCGAGTTGGCTAATCGCAGATCAGACTTTTGATCAAATAAGGCAAGTTTCTAGTTAGGTATATTTATTTGATCAAAATAAATATACCTTTATTTGAAATAAGTTGGCTGCAGCTGTGCCTAGATTTATTTGAATTTGCTTGCTTTACAAGGTTATCTATAGATCGTCAATTATATCACTTATCACTGAATAGCATTTTTCTAGTTGTGAGTCGCTTATGCATAGAGGGGGCATTAAATAAATCACATTTCCAAGGGGCCTAATGAAAACACCTTTTTCCATTGCACGCTTCTTGATAGTTAATCTAGCTTTATTTAGATACCCTTTCTCTCCTCTATTGCAAAGATTAAATGCGGAAATATTTCCAATCAATCTTGGCTTCTCGATGTTTTCTTTCCTTGAAATCCTTTCAACATAGGGACGGTGTCTATTCTCAAAGTTCTCGTACATTTCTGGAGACTTCTCTAGTAGATCTAGGCTTGCATTAGCTGCAGCACAACCAAGAGGGTTTGCTGTAAAGCTATGCCCATGCCAGAAAGTATGTTTAGGGTCTTCACTAAGAAATTTTTCGAATATTTTCTCTTTCGCCAGTGTGATCCCCATCGGTAAGAAGCCTCCTGTGAGGCCTTTTGATATAGCCATTAGATCTGGAGAAATGCCGGCATTTAGAGATGCAAAAAGTTTTCCAGTTCTCCCAAAACCAGTGAGAACTTCATCAGCAATAAGAAGAGCTCCAGATTCTTGAACTACCCTTTGGACATCTAGTAAGAATTTTTTTCTTACTATTTTCATACCGCCAGCACCTTGAATTAATGGCTCAAGTATTACAGCTGCTGTAGGGGTTAAGAGGTGTTTTTTAAGTTTAGTTAAGGCCAGCCTTTCATGAGTTTCTATTTCTTCATTCCCCCACCAATCTTCTGGCCATGGAACTCTTTTAACAGGAAACAGCATTTTTTCAAAAGGTGCATTGAATAGATTTCGTTCACCGACAGACATTGCTCCAAAAGTATCTCCATGGTAGGCACCTTCGAAGGCAATAATTTGAGTACGATTTTCCCTATTGTTTTGCCAGAATTGACAGGCAATCTTTATGGCTACTTCAACTGCTGTTGACCCATTATCTGAGAAGAATAAGCGTTCAAGTTTAGTTAGACGATAAAGCCTTTCGGCTAAATATTCGGCTTGAGGGTGAAGGAAATCAGCAAAAATAACCTGTTCCAGTTTACTTGCCTGCTCGGAGACTGCCTTTGCTATATAAGGATTGGAGTGACCATGAAGTGTAACCCACCAGCTGCTAATAGCATCTATTAGAGGTAAGCCTCCCTCTCTGTATAAAAGGGCGCCTTTCCCAGTGACTACACGATCAGGGGGGCTTGAGAGCGCTATTTGTGTAAATGGTGGCCAAATATGCTGATTCCAGTCTTGGTTGAGAGCTTGAGATGGGTTTTTGAAATTTATTTCGGTGTTTTGTTTTTTTGACATTTTAAATCGGATTTTTTGATCAGTACTTTTGGAAAAAGCAGATAGGAATTGCCTTCGTACTCGCCCTACCATTTTGATAGCACAGGAGAAAGTCTAATGCATCATTTCTGAGAATAAAATCACCTGGATTAACTTTATTGGCTTCCAATAATGATTAATTTAGGAAAGACTTGTTTCAGTAGGGCTAAGTACGAGGTTGTGATAATCTATGTGGTAAATATGTTCTCACGCCTTGGCATTTTTAAAATGCATTTCTTAATAGCAGTGTTTTCTACTGTTCTTTATATCTTTTGAAAGCTGATTACATTCCACTAAATGAATGAGATTTTCTTCTATATCTGTTAGAAGAACAAGTATACCGCTGCAGAGAATAGCGACGGTAAAAGTGGCCAATATTTGGCGATTATTCATATTCCCCCTTGAGGAGCTCATTGAACTTAGAACGAAGATTTTGTTTATGCCATTGCTTTGAAAGATTTTCAGCATTTAGAGGTTTTAATTGTGGTAATTCTGCGATTACAGGGATTTTACCTATTTTTTCAAGGGTTTTAGGATTATTTGGATGATGGGGACCGTTCAAAATAATTCCTAATACTGGTATCTTTCGTAAATGAAGAGCCTCTAAACTTAGAAGAGTGTGGTTGAGAGTACCAAGACCACTTCGGGCAACAAGAATAACTGGAGATTTCCATTGTTCTATTAGTTTGATTTGTAAAAAGTCATAAGTTAGTGGAACCATTAACCCCCCAGCTGTCTCTACTACAATTGTTTGAGTGTTGTTTGGAAGAACGATCAGTTCAGGTTTTATTAAAGAATCTTCCATTTCTGCTGCCCAGTGAGGAGATACAGGTGCTTTTAGGTTGAAAGTTTCAGGGAGCCATCTTCCCTCTGGTAGCTTTAGTAATTCGCATACCCTGCCCCTATCTCCACCACCATCAAGCCCACTTTGAATAGGTTTCCAATAGGTTGCATTTAGCCCTTGAACAAGTAGCGCACTGACTACAGTTTTCCCTACATCAGTACCTGTACCGCATACAATAATGTTTTTGCTTCTTTTGGTATTCATCGTTTTAGAATGATGATCTGGATGCGCCAGGTTAGAGCACATTTTTTCTCAAGAGATCTTTTCCACGAATTGCTAAGTCTTCTCCACTCCTTAATACTTAAGGGCTTGTTCTTACTGGTTTGTCCGCCAACTCTTCGCATTGTTTTTAAAAGAGATGGGGCGTCATTGGCATATTGAGTAAAGCTATGTATTTTGCGGTATTGGATGCAATGTTTTGGTATTTCGTTGAGTAATGATTTTGGATTAGGTAATGGCAGGGCTGTACAAGGTACTTTTGCGTTATTTGAAGCTTGATACCATTCTGGAAAGCTTCCATCTACAGGAACTGCTAGTGCCAGGAAGCCTCCTGATGCAAGAGAATAGAACCATTCATTTAGTTTACGGGGGGGATCTTCGAGCCAGTGAAGAGTGAAACTTGAGGCGAGTAAACTGGGCAATGTTTCTAGATTTGGAAGACCCTCGCTTAAATCCCAAAGTCTTGTGTGAGAAAGCCTTTTAGTTCTTGAGAGCATTTCATTGCTCCCATCAATTCTTAATACTTGTTGAGCGGGATTTAATTCTTCAAGTGCATCTGCAAGTAGACCAGTCCCTGCCCCCAGATCAACCCAAAGACCTTTAGGCATTTTGTTTCTTGTACATATTTTCGCAAGTCGCCAGGCAATTGCAATTTGTAGCTTGGCGTTCTCATTGTATGAGATAGCAGCTTTGTCAAAGTTTTCTATTACTTCCTGATGCCACAGTTGTTTCATTTGGATGACTCCAACCAGTGCTCAATTCTTTCAATTAGACCATAAACTAATAAAGAATGACCTACACCTTTAAGCCTCCATTCAGTAGGCTTGGTCTGTTGTTTTAGAGTTAATTCGTCTAGCAGGAACTGTTGAACCTCAGGGAGGACAATTGTATCTTCTTGTGCATTAACTACAAGCACTTTTGCTGCCTGAGATATTCCTTCAGGAAGACCACTAGTCCCAATTAGCAGGGTAAGGTCTTCTTGAAGTTTTTTTCTACCTTTGTTAGTCAGGGGTTTGTGGATAGGTCCTGAAGGGAGAGAATTCAGAGGGGCTGGGTAGGAAGCTTTTGTTAGGAAGTTGATTAGCATTTTTTGTTCTTCATCTGTCCCTAATTGGTTCTGCATCCCTTTTAAAGCTGCCAAAAGAGCTCGATTGTTTCTGCCGTTTGGGAGGAACCTGCTAAAGCTAGCCAGAAGCACAAGATGGGTGGCATGTGCATAAATCTTTTTGGGCACTAGATGAGGCCCAAGAGAATGAGCAATTACTACTCTTTTAATTTTTCCTGAGCTCGTTCCGATGCTCTGCCAACTTGGGGAAGACAAGGGAAGTTCTCCATAGCCTCTCTCTGCGCTTTGCCATTGCCACTCATTATCTCGAAAAAATCTTTCCCAATTTTCCCAAGATGAGCTATCACTTCCCCAGCCATGCATTGCGTAAACTTCTTTCATTTTTCTTTTAGGGCCTTAATGACTTTCTCTAAGGTTTGATCAGGCAGCTTTTTGCGAATAACAAGACGCAGTCTGGATGAGCCTTCTGGGACAGTGGGAGGTCTTATGGCTGCACTTAGTAAGCCTTTTCTTTCAAGTTGTTTTTGTTGGTAAAGAGTGGTCTCATCTGACCCCATCAAAATCGGAATAATTGGCCCTTCACCATTT includes:
- a CDS encoding ferredoxin, whose product is MPVDPSTAFRVLVGNSDAPNGSEPRLGGQLRERAIWVDESVCIGCRYCSHVATNTFVIEPLLGRSRVIRQNGDSTDLVQEAVDTCPVDCIHWVPFEDLDRLREELELMEIQPLGFPPKKSNRLKKRRNI
- a CDS encoding aldo/keto reductase; this encodes MPVLSLGSMRFQQSWDDLPSRDIDSSSQNKLEEILRLAVRKGFHHVETARHYGTSELQLGWALRNVPDSKRLLQTKVPPRQDPHIFERELELSFKNLQCDYLHLLAIHGLNHSEHLEQTLRPGGCMEVVRQWQSEGRIGHVGFSTHGRTDFILKVIETDQFDYVNLHWYYINQDNSSAIQAAKDRDLGVFIISPTDKGGHLHTPSSCLEKLCSPLPPIVFNDLFCLANPLVHTISVGLACPGDIDNHLEAVKLLPQANQLVAPIHNRLTEAARLSLGDDWLGTWRVGLPSWEDTPGGINLTVLLWLHNLIESWEMENFAKARYSLLGNGGHWFPGENADLLDKEVSQRDLEKALEESPWGKEIPLILRKLKKRLGGGSKQRLGKY
- the rsmG gene encoding 16S rRNA (guanine(527)-N(7))-methyltransferase RsmG, with protein sequence MSKQIWLENHGFGLWEALGWEPSSKQLEQMISIQKLLKAWNQRVNLTRLIHNEDYWVGQIFDSLWPLKKELTNPLRSLRCIDIGSGCGFPGLAIAIALPNSQFTLVDAASKKTRILKNMIEEIGISSRVKILNERAEITGQNKSYRSMFDIAMARAVAPAPIVAEYLIPLLNHTGEAILFRGKWTNDDKVNLTKAIKLLKADLIKIEIQHLPYKLGLRHQIRLKAIASCPMKYPRKVGIPSKHPLGN
- a CDS encoding J domain-containing protein; this encodes MPFTRDYYDLLGVPRSADASTLRRAFHKQSKVFHPDTTSLPSSQAAEKFQLLCEAYDLLIDPKRRKSYDDNLSDQKISEKTLFKEELFSKSSSFNGLKKKEVLRPLSGGELFSLILLGATFFLSLIICLIVLFTKGTEVQILPSWLIADQTFDQIRQVSS
- the bioA gene encoding adenosylmethionine--8-amino-7-oxononanoate transaminase, yielding MSKKQNTEINFKNPSQALNQDWNQHIWPPFTQIALSSPPDRVVTGKGALLYREGGLPLIDAISSWWVTLHGHSNPYIAKAVSEQASKLEQVIFADFLHPQAEYLAERLYRLTKLERLFFSDNGSTAVEVAIKIACQFWQNNRENRTQIIAFEGAYHGDTFGAMSVGERNLFNAPFEKMLFPVKRVPWPEDWWGNEEIETHERLALTKLKKHLLTPTAAVILEPLIQGAGGMKIVRKKFLLDVQRVVQESGALLIADEVLTGFGRTGKLFASLNAGISPDLMAISKGLTGGFLPMGITLAKEKIFEKFLSEDPKHTFWHGHSFTANPLGCAAANASLDLLEKSPEMYENFENRHRPYVERISRKENIEKPRLIGNISAFNLCNRGEKGYLNKARLTIKKRAMEKGVFIRPLGNVIYLMPPLCISDSQLEKCYSVISDIIDDL
- the bioD gene encoding dethiobiotin synthase, translating into MNTKRSKNIIVCGTGTDVGKTVVSALLVQGLNATYWKPIQSGLDGGGDRGRVCELLKLPEGRWLPETFNLKAPVSPHWAAEMEDSLIKPELIVLPNNTQTIVVETAGGLMVPLTYDFLQIKLIEQWKSPVILVARSGLGTLNHTLLSLEALHLRKIPVLGIILNGPHHPNNPKTLEKIGKIPVIAELPQLKPLNAENLSKQWHKQNLRSKFNELLKGEYE
- a CDS encoding methyltransferase domain-containing protein, translated to MKQLWHQEVIENFDKAAISYNENAKLQIAIAWRLAKICTRNKMPKGLWVDLGAGTGLLADALEELNPAQQVLRIDGSNEMLSRTKRLSHTRLWDLSEGLPNLETLPSLLASSFTLHWLEDPPRKLNEWFYSLASGGFLALAVPVDGSFPEWYQASNNAKVPCTALPLPNPKSLLNEIPKHCIQYRKIHSFTQYANDAPSLLKTMRRVGGQTSKNKPLSIKEWRRLSNSWKRSLEKKCALTWRIQIIILKR
- a CDS encoding alpha/beta hydrolase, with protein sequence MKEVYAMHGWGSDSSSWENWERFFRDNEWQWQSAERGYGELPLSSPSWQSIGTSSGKIKRVVIAHSLGPHLVPKKIYAHATHLVLLASFSRFLPNGRNNRALLAALKGMQNQLGTDEEQKMLINFLTKASYPAPLNSLPSGPIHKPLTNKGRKKLQEDLTLLIGTSGLPEGISQAAKVLVVNAQEDTIVLPEVQQFLLDELTLKQQTKPTEWRLKGVGHSLLVYGLIERIEHWLESSK